One Candidatus Rokuibacteriota bacterium genomic window, GGGGCTTGCCGAGACCACGTACATCGCCGCCTGGACCATCAGCGGCAGCCAGGCTTACGCCTATGTGGGAATTGGCAAGGGCTACTACAAGGAGGAGGGGATCGCTCTAAAGGTCGCTCGGGGCTTTGGTTCAGGAGATACGGCCAAGCGGACCGGTTTGGCAGATGGTAACGTCTTCGGAGAGGCAGACGTCAGCGCAATGATTAAGGTCCGCGCCGAGGGAGTCAAGGTCAAGGCGGTCGGAATCATCGCGGAGCGCAACCCCTTGCAGGTCGTCTCCCTCAAACGCTTTAACGTCACAAACCCCAAAGACCTGGAAGGCAAGACCATCGCTATCAGCCCGGGCGGCATGGAGGCAACTCAACTGCTGCCGTTCGTACAGGCTAACGGCCTCGACCTGAATAACATCACTGTCATGAATATGGCTCCTGGCCCGATGTCTGCCGCCGTTTCGACTGGCAAGGTCCATGCTGCCCTACTGGCGAGCACTACAGCCTCGGTCATCATCCATGGCAGGAAGATCGAAATGAACGCCTTGGACCTGGAGGACCATGGCGTCCCGGTGTACAGCTGGGCGATTGTGACCCGTGATGAGCTGGTTGAGCGAAGCCAGGGGCTGGTGCGAGGCTTCGTTCGAGCCACCTACCGGGCCTTCCTCTACCAGGAGGGCCACCCGGAGGAGGCCATCGACATCCTGGTGCGCTACCACCCGGAGCTGACCGACAAGCAGGCCGAGCTCTATGGGCTCAAAGCCAAGGCGAAGGTTCTGTTCACCGAGACGGCCCGACAGAAAGGGCTCGGCTGGATGGACGAGAAGAAGATCCGCTACACCCGGGACCTGATCACGAAGGCCTGGAAGCTCAAGGAAGTGCCGGTGCAGGACCTCTATACGAACGCCTTCCTGCCCGGGCTTTTTCCGAGGTAGCTGGCTGGGCAGGGGAGAGGGAAAAACATAGGGGAGGAAGACGATGAAGGTCATCGATGCGGACGCCCATGTGGAAGAGTGCACGGAAACCTGGAGTTTCCTGGAGAAACAGTTCTATCCGCGGCGGCCGCTGCCCATTGAGATCGACAAAGATACTGTCTTCGGTCGCATCAATGCCTTTTGGTTGATTGATGGTGAGGCTTTTCCCAAGTTCTCTGGTCG contains:
- a CDS encoding ABC transporter substrate-binding protein; translated protein: MIMKAGRLQGTLKGTLIGIALLLPVTVTPSGAGWAQGLAETTYIAAWTISGSQAYAYVGIGKGYYKEEGIALKVARGFGSGDTAKRTGLADGNVFGEADVSAMIKVRAEGVKVKAVGIIAERNPLQVVSLKRFNVTNPKDLEGKTIAISPGGMEATQLLPFVQANGLDLNNITVMNMAPGPMSAAVSTGKVHAALLASTTASVIIHGRKIEMNALDLEDHGVPVYSWAIVTRDELVERSQGLVRGFVRATYRAFLYQEGHPEEAIDILVRYHPELTDKQAELYGLKAKAKVLFTETARQKGLGWMDEKKIRYTRDLITKAWKLKEVPVQDLYTNAFLPGLFPR